GATGTCCGGTCTTCACATCATGGGCACCCGATCCGCGCGTCGTGCCTGCGTGTCGCACAGCGGCCGCGTGGTGCGGCTCACAGGACGCGGGCGGGCCGGCCGCCGACCGTGCCGCAGCTCCGTCCGGTTGCCGCGAGGCATCGGCGCGACGTACTGTGCGGATGTATCAAGTCGATACATCGATTCCCGGCTCCTGCGCCGGTGCAGGCCGGTGCAGGCCGGTGCAGGCCGGTGCAGGACCGACGAGCCCAAGGAGGTGCACGTGCGCGGACGTTCCGACGTCCTCGAGCCGGCCATCCTCGGCCTGCTCCACGAGGCACCCATGCACGGCTACGAGCTGCGCAAGCGCCTCAACCTCGTGCTCGGCTCGTTCCGCGCGCTGTCCTACGGCTCGCTCTACCCGTGCCTCAAGTCGCTCGTCGCGCGAGGCTGGATCGCCGGCACCGAGTCGGCCGACGCGCCGCCGCACGCCCTGTCGGGCAAGCGCGCGCGGATCGTCTACCAGCTCACGGCGGACGGCAAGGAGCACTTCCAGCAGATCCTCGCCTCGTCGGGCCCGTCGGCGTGGGAGGACGAGAACTTCGACGTCCGGTTCGCGTTCTTCGCGCAGACCGACGCCGAGACGCGGCTGCGGATCCTCGAGGGACGGCGCAGCCGGCTCACCGAGCGCCTCGAGACGATCCGCCAGTCGTTCGCCCGGACCCGGGCCCGCATGGACGAGTACACGCTCGAGCTCCAGCGGCACGGTCTCGAGCAGGTCGAGCGCGAGGTGCGCTGGCTCGACGACCTCATCGACAACGAGCGCGGCCTGCGTCGCGCCCGTCCCTCAGGTGCTGGCCACCCGGCCGTCACCGACATCCAGATAGCTGTCGACGGCGCCTCGGGCACCCCGGCACAGACAACCGAGAAGGAGCGAGGATGACCTCCATCCGCGTCGCCATCGTCGGCGTCGGCAACTGCGCCGCGTCGCTCGTCCAGGGCGTGCACTTCTACGCCGACGCCGACCCGAGCGCCCGCGTGCCGGGCCTCATGCACGTGCAGTTCGGTCCGTACCACGTGCGTGACATCGAGTTCGTCGCGGCGTTCGACGTCGACGCGAAGAAGGTCGGGTTCGACCTGTCCGACGCGATCGGCGCCTCGGAGAACAACACGATCAAGATCGCCGACGTCCCGCCGCTCGGCGTGACCGTCCAGCGCGGCGTGACCAACGACGGCCTCGGCAAGTACTACCGCGAGACGATCGAGGAGTCGGACGCCGAGCCGGTCGACATCGTCGCCGCGCTGCGCGAGGCCCGTGCCGACGTGCTCGTCTGCTACCTCCCCGTCGGGTCCGAGGTCGCCGCCAAGTACTACGCCGAGTGCGCCATCGAGGCCGGCGTCGCGTTCGTCAACGCGCTGCCCGTCTTCATCGCGTCCGACCCGGAGTGGGCCGCGAAGTTCGAGGCCGCCGGCGTCCCGATCGTCGGCGACGACATCAAGTCGCAGGTCGGCGCCACGATCACGCACCGCGTGCTCGCGAAGCTCTTCGAGGACCGCGGCGTCGTGCTGGACCGCACGTACCAGCTCAACGTCGGCGGCAACATGGACTTCAAGAACATGCTCGAGCGCGACCGCCTCGAGTCGAAGAAGCTCTCCAAGACGCAGGCCGTCACCTCCAACATCGACGAGGGCCCCCTCGCCGGCAAGAAGGAGGACCGCAACGTCCACATCGGCCCGTCGGACTACGTCGCGTGGCTCGACGACCGCAAGTGGGCGTACGTGCGCCTCGAGGGCCGCGCGTTCGGCGAGGTGCCCCTGAACCTCGAGTACAAGCTCGAGGTCTGGGACTCCCCGAACTCGGCCGGCATCATCATCGACGCCGTGCGTGCCGCGAAGATCGCCAAGGACCGCGGCATCGGCGGCCCCATCCTGTCCGCGTCGACGTACTTCATGAAGTCGCCGCCGGTCCAGATGGAGGACACCGCGGGCCGCGCGCAGCTCGAGGCGTTCATCCGCGGCGACGTCGAGCGCTGACCTCGCGTCACGCACGACCGCAGCACCCCAGCAGCACCCCGGACGAGGCCCGGCGCTCCCGCAGCGTCGGGCCTCGTCCCGGTCCCCGGTCCGGCCGGATAGCCTGACCCGGTGCGCGTGATCGGCGAGCTCCGCCAGCTCCTGCGGCTCCCGGGCTTCCGCCGACTCTTCGCCGTCCGGCTCACGAGCCAGACCTCCGACGGCATGTTCCAGGTCGGCCTCGCGACGCTGTTCTTCTTCTCCCCCGAGAACGCGAGCACCGCGACGGGGGTCGCCGCGGCGTTCGCCGTCCTCCTGCTGCCGTTCACGATCGTCGGGCCGTGGGCCGGGGTGCTGCTCGACCGGTGGCGCCGCCGTCAGGTGCTGCTCGTCGGGAACCTCGTGCGCGTCGGGCTCACCCTGACGATCGCGGTCCTCATGGCGACGAGCGGCGTCGGCCCGGCGGTGTACGTGCTCGCGCTCGTGACGCTCTCGGTCAACCGGTTCCTGCTCTCGGCGCTGTCCGCGTCGCTCCCCCGCGTCGTCGACGGACCGCTGCTGCTCACCGCCAACTCGCTGACCCCGACGCTCGGGGCGGCCGCGGCGGGCGTGGGCGGCGCCGTGGGGCTCGTGCTCGGTCTCGTGCTGCCCGAGGGACGGGCGCAGGACGTCGGGGCGCTCGTGCTGGCCGCCTCGCTCATGGGCGCCGCGTCGGCCCTCGCGCTCCGGCTGGGCCGCGACCAGCTCGGGCCCGACGCGCGCGCCGCCGGCGAGGAGCTGCGCCGCGCGCTCGGGATGCTCGCGCACGGGCTCGTCGCGGGGGCGCGGCACCTCGTCGCGCGGCGCACCCCGGCCCTCGCGCTCGGTGTCATGGCGGTGCACCGGTTCCTCTACGGCGCGACGTTCATCGCGAGCATCCTGATCTCCCGGAACCTGCTCTCCGACCCCGCCGACGCGGACGCCGGGCTCCGGACGTTCGGGACGGTGCTCGCGGCGTCGGCCGTCGGCTTCGCCCTCGCGGTGGTGCTCACCCCGGTGCTGAGCCCGCGCACCGGCCCGCACGCGTGGATCGTGCTGTGCCTCGGGGGGGCGGCGCTCAGCCAGCTCCTGCTGACCGTCACGGTCGAGCGGTGGGCGGTCCTCGTCGGTGCCGGGGCGCTCGGCCTCGCAGCGCAGGGCGCCAAGATCGCCGTCGACACGATCGTCCAGCGCGACACCGCGGACGCGTTCCGCGGGCGGGCGTTCGCGCTCTACGACGTGCTCTACAACGCCGCGTTCGTCGGCGCCGCGGCCCTCGCCGCCGCGACGCTCCCGGACACCGGCTGGTCGCGGGTCGTGTTCGCGCTGCTCGCGGTCGCGTACGCGCTCGCGGCGGTGCTGTACCGGGCGGCCTCCGCGCGCGGCCCGAGCGACGTCACCCTCGCCCCGGTGTTGCCGGGCAGAGGCGAACCCTAGAATCTCCGGGTGCAGCCGGACGACCACGCCGTGAGCGCGAGCTCGCCGCGGACCGCAGACCCTCGCGCGACCGCGGTGCTCCCCCCCATCGTCCGGGACAGGCCAGCCGCCACGCTGCTCGTCGATGTCGAGCGCGGGACCGTCGTCTTCGCCAACCGCCTCGCGGTCGAGCTGGCGCCCGGGATGCACCTGCCGGTCTCGCTCGAGGCCTGGTCGCTCGAGGCCGGCCTCGTGACCCCGGACGGGGCCGCGCTCGGCGCGGGCGAGTTCTCGCTCGCCGACCTGGCTGCCGGTCGCCCCGCGCGAGGAGTCGCGGTGACCGCGGCGCGGCGCTCCGACGCGTCGGCTGCGCGCGAGGCGATGTGGGTCGTCGGCGTCCCGCTCACGGACGCGCCGGCGCCGCTCACCCGCCAGTCGCTCGTGATCCTGCTCCCGGTGCGCGAGGAGGAGGCGCTGCGCGCGCTGCAGGACCGCGCGGGTGACCTGCACGCGCGCGCGGCGATGGCGAGCGAGCTGTCGTTCACGATCTCCGACCCCCACGAGATCGACGACCCGCTCGTCTGGGTGAACCCGGCGTTCGAGCGCGTCACCGGATACTCCGCCGAGGACTCCGTGGGTCGCAACTGCCGGTTCCTGCAGGGGCCCGACACCGACCGCGCGACGATCGACCGCTTGCGCGAGTCGCTGGAGCGCGGCGAGACGTTCGCCGAGACGATGCTCAACTACCGCAAGGACGGCACGCCGTTCTGGAACCAGGTCGTCATCAGCCCGGTGCTCGACGCGGACGGGGTCATCACCCACCACGTCGGCATCCAGGCGGACGTCACGGAGCGCGTCGAGCTCGAGCGCGCGCGCGACGAGGCGCTCGACGAGGCCCGTGTGACGAGCGAGCGCCTCCAGCTCCTCGCGGAGGTCGTCGACGCCCTCGCGCACCACCTGGACTACGGGGCCGCGGTCGACGCGCTCGCCGACGTCGCCGTGCCCGCGCTCGCGACCTGGGGCTTCGTCACCGTCACGACCGACGCGGGGCAGATCGAGCGGATCCACATCGCGACGACGCACCCCGAGTCCTCCACGGCCGCCCGGATCCTCGAGAGCGAGGACATCTCGTGGCTCACCCGGTCGCCGAGCGTCGCCGCGGCGCTCGCGAGCGAGTCCGGGTACGTCGCCGCACCGTTCCCCGTCGACCTCGCCAGCCTCCCCGCCCGCACGACGCCGCGGCAGCTCGACGCGCTGCGCGAGCTCGGGCTCGGCAGCGCGCTCGTCGTCCCGCTGCGCGCGCGTGACCGCGTCATCGGCGTGCTGTGCCTCGTGCACGAGTCCGTCGACGGCTTCCCGCGCGCGGTCGTCGACACGGCGGCGCACCTCGGCCAGCGTGCCGGCCTCGCGCTCGACAACGTGCGGCTCTACCTCCGCGAGCGCGAGGCGGCCCTCACGCTGCAGCACTCGCTGCTGCCCGAGATCCCCGACGTCGAGGGTCTCGACCTCGCCGCGTCCTACGTCCCCGCGGTGCACCGCGCGCAGGTGGGCGGCGACTGGTTCGACGTGCTGCCGCTCCCCGACGGCGCGCTCGGGCTCGCGGTCGGCGACGTCGTCGGGCACGACCTGCGCGCCGCGGCGTCGATGGGCCAGCTGCGCTCGGTGCTGCGCTCCTACGCGTGGAGCGGCGAGCGGGCCGGCCGGGTCGTCGCGCACCTCGACGAGCTCGTGCGCGGGCTCGGGATGGCCGACATCTCGACGTGCGTGTACCTGCGGCTCGAGGTGGCCGAGGGTGCCGCGGGCGGGAGCCGGCGGCTCACGTACAGCCGCGCCGGGCACCCGACGCCGCTGCTGCGCCTGCCCGGCGGCGAGGTCGTGGCGCTCTCCGGTGCGCTCGCGACACCCATCGGCGTGACGACTCTCGGGGAGCCGGCGCCCGAGGCCGAGCAGGACATGCCGCCCGGCTCGGTGCTCGTCGTCTACTCCGACGGGCTCGTCGAGCGGCGCGACCGCTCGCTGCGCGAGGGCATCGCCGAGCTGACCCGGACCCTCGGCAAGATCCCCGCGGGGGCGAGCGCGGCCGAGATCCGCGACGAGCTCGTCGAGCGGCTCGTGTCCGCGCGCCAGGAGGACGACGTGTGCCTCCTGGTGGTCCGCATCCCCTGACGGACCGCCGGCCCGGGCCGGGGCAGCACCGACCGGACCGGGCCGAGGCACCCGCGAGCCGGACCGGGCCGGGGTGGTCCGCGGCGGGTCAGTCCTGCTGGGCCGACCACCACGCGAGCAGCTCCGCGCGCGCCGCGTCGTGGTCGAGCGGGCCGCGCTCCATGCGCAGCTCGAGCAGGTGCTTGTAGGCCTTGCCGACCGTGGGCCCCGGCGGGATGCCGAGGATCTCCATGATCGCGGCGCCGTCGAGGTCGGGGCGGATCGAGGCGAGCTCCTCCTGCTCCCGCAGCCGCGCGATGCGGACCTCGAGGTCGTCGTACGCCCGGGACAGGCGCTCGGCCTTGCGGCGGTTGCGGGTCGTGCAGTCCGAGCGCGTGAGCCGGTGCAGGCGCTCGAGCAGCGGGCCGGCGTCGGTCACGTAGCGCCGCACCGCCGAGTCCGTCCACGCGCCCTCGCCGTACCCGTGGAAGCGCAGGTGCAGCTCGGTGAGCCGCGCGACCGCCTGCACAGTGGCCTTGTCGAAGCGCAGGGCCTTGAGCCGGCGGGCCACGAGCTTGGCACCGACGACCTCGTGGTGGTGGAAGCTCACGCCGCCGCCGTCCTCGAACCGGCGCGTCGCGGGCTTGCCGATGTCGTGCAGCAGCGCCGCGAGCCGCAGCACCAGGTCCGGGCCGGGCACCGGGCCGGTCGGGGCGTCGACCGTGCCGGTCTCCAGGTCGATCGCCTGCTCGAGCACGATGAGCGAGTGCTCGTACACGTCCTTGTGGCGGTGGTGCTCGTCGATCTCGAGGCGCAGCGCGGGCAGCTCGGGCAGCACGTGGTCGGCGAGCCCGGTCGCGACGAGCACCTCGAGCCCCTCGCGGGGGGACGGCGAGAGCAGCAGCTTGGTCAGCTCGTCGCGCACGCGCTCGGCCGAGACGATCGTGATGCGCTCGGCCATGTCGCCGATCGCCGCGAGCGCGTCGTCGTCCACCGTGAAGCCGAGCTGGGCGGCGAACCGTGCGGCGCGCATCATGCGCAGCGGGTCGTCGTCGAACGACTGCCGCGCGGCCACCGGGGTGCGCAGCGTGCGGCGCGCCAGTTCGGCGAGACCGTCGAACGGGTCGACGAACGTGAGCTCGGGGACGCGCACCGCCATGGAGTTGACCGTGAAGTCGCGGCGCGAGAGGTCGCCCTCGAGCGTGTCCCCGAAGGCGACCTCGGGCTTGCGCGACGCCGGGTCGTACGCGTCGGTGCGGTAGGTCGTGACCTCGACGACAACGTCGGCCCCGCCCCGGCGGCGCCCGTGCCGGCGTGCACCGATCGTCCCGAACGCCTTGCCGATGTCCCAGTGCGCGTCGCCCCACGCGGCGAGCAGCGCGATCGTCTCGTCGGGGGTCGCGGACGTCGCGAAGTCGAGGTCGTTGCTGACCCGACCGAGGAACGCGTCCCGCACCGGCCCGCCCACGAGCGCGAGCTCGTGACCGGCGGCGCGGAAGACCTCCCCGAGCTCGAGCGCGTCCGGCGCGAGGTCCGCGAGGACGGTCAGTGCGCGGCGGCGGAGCTGGAGCAGGTCGGTGGGGTCGGTGGGCACGACGCCCAAGCCTGCCAGATCGGGCGCGCGGGCGTGGGTGAGGGCCGGTGCCGGGGACGACGCGCGCGCGGCGCCGGGCGGGGGGCGGGCGAACCGGCCACCCCGAGGGTGAGGGACCCGTCGGGGCGAATGGTTACAGTGTCGACATGCCGAGCCCTGCGCGTCCTGATGGCGTACCCACGCCACCGGGCGGGCACGCGCTCCGGATCGAGCTGCGGAGCGCGTCCGTCCGCCCTGTCCCCGCGGTCCTCCCCGTCGTCGAGGAGACCAGCGCGGGCGGCCTCGTCGTGAGCACGGTCCAGGGCGTGCACCACGCCGCGGTCATCGCGCGCCGCAACCGCGCCGGGCGGCTCGAGTGGTGCCTGCCGAAGGGCCACCTGGAGGGTGTCGAGACCCCCGAGGAGGCGGCCGTCCGCGAGATCGCCGAGGAGACCGGGATCCTCGGGCAGGTGCTGCGCCGGCTCGGCGTCATCGACTACTGGTTCACCGGCGACGACCGGCGCGTGCACAAGGTCGTGCACCACTTCCTGCTCGGGGCGGTCGGCGGCGAGCTGACCGTCGAGGGCGACCCGGACGGCGAGGCGGAGGACGTCGAGTGGGTCCCGGTGACGGAGCTGCCCGGACGCCTCGCCTACCCGAACGAGCGTCGGCTCGCCGAGGCGGCCCACCTCGTGCTCACCAGCCAGGCATGAGCGCAACGCCCTCCCGCCGCGCGGCCGACCCGCGCCCCGCCGGCACGCGCCCCGCCCGCACGCGCCGCCCCGCGCGCACGGCGCTCCGTCGCACGCCGCGAACCCCGCGCGCCGGGCTGCTCGCACGCTCCGCCGGACTGCTCGCGGTGCTCGCCCCGCTCGTCGGCGTGACGCCCGCCCCTGCGGCCGCCGCACCGTCGACCGACGAGCTGCCCGTCACTGTGGACGTCACGGCGGTCACCCCGCAGGTGCTCGCGCCCGAGCAGAACCTGAGCGTGACCGTGACGGTCCGCAACGACGGCGACACCGAGCTCGCGAGCCCGAGCGCCGTCCTTCGCCTGAGCCGGACCCGGCCGGGGACGAGCGCCGAGCTCGACGCCTGGGTCGACGCGGACGCACGGGCGAGCGCGGGCAGCGCCGTCGGGCGGCCCGTCGCACTCGGTGCACCGCTCGCCCCGGGTGCGTCGGCCGACGTCACCTTCGACGTGCCGGCCTCGTCCGTCGGCCTGCTCGACACCCCGGACGCGTGGGGGCCGCGTGGCCTCGCGATCGAGCTCCTCGACGGGCGTCGGCGCGTGGGGATCGAGCGCACGTTCCTGCTGTGGCTGCCCGACGCCGAGGACCTGCCCCAGACCCGGCTCAGCGTGCTCGTGCCGCTCGTGGCGTCGGCGCCCGGTGCGGGCGTGGCGTCGGCCACGAGCGCGCAGGTGCCCGCCCCGACGGCGACCGAGGGGGCCCCCGCGGAGGGGACGGACCCGGGCACCGCGCCCGGGACGGACGGGACCGAGGAGGGCGACGGCACCGAGCAGCCCGCGCCCGAGCCGCCCGACGAGGACGTGCCCGACGAGCCGCAGGAGCCGGAGGACACCGCGCTCGAGGCCCAGACGGGTCCCACGGGCCGCCTGCGCGCGCTGCTGACCGCGAGCGCCGCGAGCACCGGGGTGTCCTGGGCGCTCGACCCGGCCCTGCTCACGCGCGCGGCCGACGCCGGGCCGCTGTCGGCCGCGTGGCTCGAGGAGCTCGGTACCGCCGCCGAGGGCCGTGACGTGCTGGCGCTGCCGTGGGCCGACCCCGACCTCGCGGCGCTCGCGCACGCCGACCGGCCCGACCTGCTCACGGCGGCGCTCGCGTCGTCGGCCGACGCCCGTCCGCTGGTCGGTGAGTCGGTCACGCCCGTGCAGTGGGCGGCCGACGACGTCCCCGACCTGCGCACCGCCGCGCTCGCCGCCGGCTCCGACGTCCCGTCCCTCGTCGTCGGCCCCGGCGCGCTCACGCCCGAGCGCACGACGTCGACGACGCCCGGTCCCGTGACGACCGTGACGACCGACGCGGGCGACGTGACGGCACTCGTGCCGGACCCCACGCTCAGCTCGCTGCTCACCGAGCCCGGCCGGCTCCAGCCCGGGGCGACCGCGGCGACGCTCGCGCAGCGGCTGCTCGCCGAGACCGCCGTCGTCGCGCACGAGGACCGCGACACGGTGCCGCACCTGCTCGCGACCGTCCCGCGGAACTGGTCCCCCGACGCCGCGCTCGTGACCGCCGCGCTCGACGCCCTCGACGCCGCGCCCTGGGTCCGCCTCGCTCCCGCGAGCGCGCTCCTCGACGCCGCACCCGACACGGCCGACCGCGAGCCGCTCCCCGACGTCGACCGCGCCGCGGTCGAGCTCTCGGCCGCGACGGTCAACGCGCTCGCCGACGCCCGGAACGCCGCCGTCGCGTTCGCCGCGGTGCTCGTGGACCCCGCGGAGCACCTCGCGGGGCTCGACCACGAGGTGCTGCGTCCGCTGTCGGTCGCGTGGCGCGCCGACGACGAGGGCCGCCGCAGCGTCGTCCAGACGGCGCTCGCCGACGCGACCGCGCGACGCTCGGGACTCAGCGTCGTGCTGAGCGAACGGTTCACGATCATCTCGAGCACGAGCCAGATCCGGCTCGCGCTGCGCAGCACGCTCGACCAGCCCGCGACGGTCCGGGTCGAGATGCGCCCGCGCAAGGCGTGCCTCGAGGTCGGCGACGCCCCCACGGCGACCGTCCAGCCCGGCGCCGAGCAGACCGTCGTGGTCGAGGTCAGCGCCAACGCCAACTGCGACGTGCTCGTCGACGTGTTCGCGCTCGCGCCCGACGGCACCTCGGTCGCGACGGCCGGGCGCTTCAACGCGCACGTGTCCCCCACCATCGAGAACGTCGGCACCGCCGTCGTGGGCGCGCTCCTCGCGCTCGCGCTGCTGCTCGGCATCGTGAAGACCGTGCGCCGGGGCCAGACGGCCCGGCGCGGAGCCCGGCTCGCGGCGCAGGCCGTGCCCGGTGACGAGAGCGAGACGACCCCCGCATGACCGCCGCACCCACCAAGCCGTCCGGCCTGGGCCGCTCGACGGCGCTCATGGCGTCCGGCACCGCGGCGTCGCGCCTGCTGGGCCTCGTGCGCAACAGTGCGCTCGTCGCGACCATCGGCATGCTCGGCTCCGCGGCCAACGCGTTCGGCGCCGCCAACAAGCTGCCGAGCATCCTGTACCTGCTCATCGCGGGCGGCGCGCTCAACGCGGTGCTCGTCCCCGAGGTGGTGCGCGCGTACCGGCGGGCCGACGGGCAGGTGTACGTCGACAAGCTGCTGACGCTGGGCATCGTCGGCCTCGCGGGCCTGACGCTCGTGCTCACGGCCGCCGTCCCGCTGCTGACGTCCGTCTACGCGGACTTCCCGGATCCCGAGGTGCAGCGCCTCACCGTCGCGCTCGCGTACTGGTGCGTGCCCCAGGTGTTCTTCTACGGGCTGTACGCGCTGCTCGGGCAGGTGCTCAACGCCCGCGGCAGCTTCGGGCCGTTCATGTGGGCGCCGGTCGTCAACAACGTCGTCGCCATCGCCGGGCTCGTGGTGTTCGTCGCGCTGTGGGGCTCGCGCGTGCCGCCCGAGGGGCAGGCCGGCGACGTGTCGTGGTGGGGTCCCGAGCAGATCGCGGTGCTCGCGGGCACGGCGACGCTCGGGGTGGCCGCGCAGGCGCTCGTGCTCGTCGTGCCGCTGTACCGCAGCGGGTTCCGCTACCGGCCGCGCTGGGGGCTGCGCGGGTCCGGGCTGGGGGCGGCCGGGCGCGTCACGCTGTGGACGTTCCTCGGGCTCGTCGTCGGGCAGGTCGGCGTGCTCGTCGTCTCGCGCGTCACGACCGCCGCCGGGACCGGGGAGACCGCGGGCAACGTCGTCTACGACAACGCGTTCCTCATCTTCATGCTGCCGCACTCGCTCGTCACGGTGTCGCTCATGACGGCGCTGTTCACGCGCCTGTCGGCGAAGGCCGCGGCGGGCGACGTGGTCGCGGTGCGCGACGACCTGAGCCTCGGGCTGCGGACCGTCGGGCTGTTCACGGTCCTCGCGACCACCGGGATCGCGGTCCTCGCCTACCCGCTCGTCCGGATGATCTTCCCGGGGACCACCAACGGGGCGTCCGACCTCGCGACGGTCGTGGTCACCATGGTCGCCGGCCTCGTGGCGTTCGGCGCGTGGTCGATGTGCCAGCGGGTGTACTACGCGTACCAGGACGCCAGGTCGATGATCCCGATCCAGGTCGCGATGATGCTGGTCGTCGTCGCCGGGACGCTGCTCGGCAAGGCCGTGCTCGGGCGGGAGCTGTGGGTCGCCGCGGCGGGCGTGTCCATGACCGTGTCCTACGGGCTGGGCGCCGTGGTGGCGCTCGTCGTGATCCGCCGGCGGCTCGGCGGGCTCGACGGCCGGCGCGTGCTCGTCACGCACGCCAAGGCGGTCGCGGCCGCGGTCCTCGCCGGCGGCGCCGGGACGCTCGTCGTCCGCCTGCTCGGGCCCGTCGGGTCCGCCCTCGACGCCCTCGTCATGTGCGCCGTCGGCGGCGCCGTGATCGCCGGGCTCTACGTCGCGGTGCTCGTCGCGCTGCGGGCCCGCGAGCTCCAGACGCTCGCCGGTCCGCTGCTCCGGCGCATACGCCGCACCCGCGCCTGACGCCCCGACTAGCATGGGGGTCCGGCAGTCGCCGGATGAACCGTCGCCGGGAGGACTCGCGTGGAGGACGTCGTCGGACGTGGCACCGTGCTGGCCGGGCGCTACCGCGTCCTGCAGCTCGTGGGCTCGGACCTGCCGGGGGCGAGCTCGTGGCAGGCGACCGACCAGATCCTCGACCGCCCGGTGCGCGTGCGCGTGCTCGAGCAGGGCAACGTCGCGCAGGCGCTCGACGCCGCCCGGCGCGCCGCCCTCGTCTCGGACCCGCGCCTCGTGCGCGTGCTCGACGTCGGCACGCACCAGGGCTCGATCAGCTACGTGGTCACCGAGCAGGTCACGGGCCCGTCGCTGAGCGACCTGCTCGCGCGCGGCCCTCTGTCGGCGGACCAGGCCCGGGCCGTCGTCGGCGAGGCCGCCGCCGCGCTCGAGGTCGCCCGCCGGCGCGGCGTCCACCACCTCGCGCTGCGCCCGACCGTCCTGCACGTGACGCCCGAGGACCGCGTGCTGCTCACCGGCCTCGCGCTCGACGGTGCGCTGCTCGGCCAGGGCCTCGGCGACGCGCGCAGCACCACGCGCGCCGACACCGTCGGCCTCGTCCGGCTCCTGTACGCGGCCCTCACCGGCCGCTGGCCCACGCTCGACGGCGAGCTCGTGCCGTCCGAGACCCTGCCCGCCGCCCCCGTGCGCGACGGGCTCCTCGTCCCGCCCTCGGACCTGGTGCGCGGCATCCCCGCGGACCTCGACACGCTCTGCGCCGTGACGCTCGGCCCGCACGAGGACGGTCCGCACAGCCCCGCCGAGCTCGTCCGCGAGCTCGAGCCGTGGGGCGAGATCCGCACCACCGGGCTCAGCGAGGTCATGGCCGCCGCCGCGACCGCGCCGCTCGAGGAGCAGCTCACGCCCGCCGCGCCGCCCGAGACCCGGCCGGTGCAGGTTCAGCGCCAGTCCGTCCGCTCCGCGTTCGACGAGCAGGCGCCCGCCGGGACCGGCCGACCCGGGACCCCGCCGCCGGCGCACCCCCGCGGCGGACCGGCGTTCGCCCAGTCGGCCCCCGCTGCCACGCGCCCGATGCTTCCGACCCCTCCCCCGCCCGCAGCGGCCGCACCCGCCGCCGTCGCCGAGACCGCCGTGGCCGCGGGTCCGCCGACGACCGTCGGTCCTCCGCCGCCCGTGCAGCGGCAGCCCGCTGCCCCGGCCCGCCAGCCCGGCCCCCCGCCGCGCGCGCAGCAGGGTCCCTACGACCAGTCGCCGCCGTCCTTCGCGGTCGGCCTCGGCGGGCACGACGACGAGCCCGACGTCTTCGACATCTCCGGCGACGAGGACGTCGACGTCGCCGAGCGCCGCTTCGACCCGACCAAGATCGTGCTGCTCGTCGTCGCGATCGTCGTGATCATCGGCGTCGTCATCGCGTTCAACGCGCTGCGCAGCCCCGTCGGCGGGACCGAGGCGGGCACCTCCCCGGGCGTCACCGAGACCGCCGCCGCGCCGCCGGCCGAGGGCGAGCAGCCCGCCGAGGAGCCCGCGGAGGAGGCGCCCGCCGACCCCGCACCGCCCGCCGGCGCGGCCCCGACGATCGCCGGTGCGACGACCGTCGACCCGTCCGACAGCGACGGCGAGCACGAGGAGGCCGTCTCCCTCGCGTTCGACGGCGACCCCACCTCGTTCTGGTACACCCAGACCTACAACCGCCCCGAGTTCGGCGGGCTCAAGCCCGGCGTCGGCTACGTGATCACGCTGGCGGGGCCGTCGACGGTCTCGGGCGTCACGCTC
The Cellulomonas sp. NS3 DNA segment above includes these coding regions:
- a CDS encoding DUF6049 family protein; the encoded protein is MSATPSRRAADPRPAGTRPARTRRPARTALRRTPRTPRAGLLARSAGLLAVLAPLVGVTPAPAAAAPSTDELPVTVDVTAVTPQVLAPEQNLSVTVTVRNDGDTELASPSAVLRLSRTRPGTSAELDAWVDADARASAGSAVGRPVALGAPLAPGASADVTFDVPASSVGLLDTPDAWGPRGLAIELLDGRRRVGIERTFLLWLPDAEDLPQTRLSVLVPLVASAPGAGVASATSAQVPAPTATEGAPAEGTDPGTAPGTDGTEEGDGTEQPAPEPPDEDVPDEPQEPEDTALEAQTGPTGRLRALLTASAASTGVSWALDPALLTRAADAGPLSAAWLEELGTAAEGRDVLALPWADPDLAALAHADRPDLLTAALASSADARPLVGESVTPVQWAADDVPDLRTAALAAGSDVPSLVVGPGALTPERTTSTTPGPVTTVTTDAGDVTALVPDPTLSSLLTEPGRLQPGATAATLAQRLLAETAVVAHEDRDTVPHLLATVPRNWSPDAALVTAALDALDAAPWVRLAPASALLDAAPDTADREPLPDVDRAAVELSAATVNALADARNAAVAFAAVLVDPAEHLAGLDHEVLRPLSVAWRADDEGRRSVVQTALADATARRSGLSVVLSERFTIISSTSQIRLALRSTLDQPATVRVEMRPRKACLEVGDAPTATVQPGAEQTVVVEVSANANCDVLVDVFALAPDGTSVATAGRFNAHVSPTIENVGTAVVGALLALALLLGIVKTVRRGQTARRGARLAAQAVPGDESETTPA
- the murJ gene encoding murein biosynthesis integral membrane protein MurJ, which codes for MTAAPTKPSGLGRSTALMASGTAASRLLGLVRNSALVATIGMLGSAANAFGAANKLPSILYLLIAGGALNAVLVPEVVRAYRRADGQVYVDKLLTLGIVGLAGLTLVLTAAVPLLTSVYADFPDPEVQRLTVALAYWCVPQVFFYGLYALLGQVLNARGSFGPFMWAPVVNNVVAIAGLVVFVALWGSRVPPEGQAGDVSWWGPEQIAVLAGTATLGVAAQALVLVVPLYRSGFRYRPRWGLRGSGLGAAGRVTLWTFLGLVVGQVGVLVVSRVTTAAGTGETAGNVVYDNAFLIFMLPHSLVTVSLMTALFTRLSAKAAAGDVVAVRDDLSLGLRTVGLFTVLATTGIAVLAYPLVRMIFPGTTNGASDLATVVVTMVAGLVAFGAWSMCQRVYYAYQDARSMIPIQVAMMLVVVAGTLLGKAVLGRELWVAAAGVSMTVSYGLGAVVALVVIRRRLGGLDGRRVLVTHAKAVAAAVLAGGAGTLVVRLLGPVGSALDALVMCAVGGAVIAGLYVAVLVALRARELQTLAGPLLRRIRRTRA
- a CDS encoding NUDIX hydrolase codes for the protein MPSPARPDGVPTPPGGHALRIELRSASVRPVPAVLPVVEETSAGGLVVSTVQGVHHAAVIARRNRAGRLEWCLPKGHLEGVETPEEAAVREIAEETGILGQVLRRLGVIDYWFTGDDRRVHKVVHHFLLGAVGGELTVEGDPDGEAEDVEWVPVTELPGRLAYPNERRLAEAAHLVLTSQA